From the genome of Nicotiana tabacum cultivar K326 chromosome 2, ASM71507v2, whole genome shotgun sequence:
TTTCTAACTTGAATCTTTATTCTTTGGCTCAGCTTTTGAAATTCTTTTTTCTGGATAATTTCTTATTTGATTGTGTAGTTTGTATTGTAAAAAGTATCTCGTCATATACATCCGACTATCTTATAGTTAATTTGATATTAAATGTACTTTTTAAATTCGAATCTCTTGTCATTATAATCCTCTCATGTTTGGTACACAAGGTGGAACTTCTTGCAATATTGTACTTTTAAAAGTGAATTTTTGGTTTGCTGATGACTAATTTATAAAATTTATGTTTTGCTTTAGTTTTCTTGCTTTCGAGATAATAACATAATCTTATAACCAATTTTTCCTCTTCACTACACCCGTAAAAGATCAACTAAGACGATCATTAAAAGGGACAGAGAATAACAAATGAGCTATTTGATATTGTAGCTACACAATAATGAAAAAAACCAACTAAAGTAATGTAATCGAATATACACATTGTATATGAGGAAATGTTGGGTAGTCGCGACCAAGTGACATATTTTTACCTCACTCATAAACTAAAATAATGTgattataaataataaactaagtTAATGTAATGGTTCATCTTTTCAGATAGAGAATGTTATTCAATTATTTTGAATTTGATTTACTTTGAATTTGAGATATGATCATATATTCTCATTCAAATGAGCTATAACTTTTAATATGTATAATTTCTAATAGCATATCAACAATATTATTTGAGCAATACGTATGtaatttaaatttattatattttatctaatttttataaaaataatttggatTCAGAAACTAGTTAGTAATAAGTATTAGCAATTGGCTACTGGAGATCCTCATATCTTCTAAACATCCAATGTTTTCCTTTAAATTATAGTATGCAACTACtaaatcatttaattattttgtagTTGCCTGAacctaaaaaaaaatcatttcagCCAATTTGGTGACATAAAGTGCCATGCTATTTTACTGTGGTAAAAATTCAGGTTATTTTCGTAGATTAAATTTAGAAATCTCGACGCAGAGAAAAATGGGAAAATAAAAACATCAACTCCTCTTTCTCCTACCACCCAGCACTAGCGAAAACCAACGTCCAGACTTCCTTCCCCACTTGCAATCACCCCATCACGGTAAAAATTTGTTGAGCCATACCAATCTAATTGGTAGATGTGAGTGGAGATTCAGGTTCATAACAAATTATTAAACAGATGAGAATGATATTCCTTAAAAGGATACGTTAACTTGCTACGCACAGCAGCGAAATTCAAATGCCTATTCATAGATTGACTACAGGAGTGggttgctcttggggtgactcgaattcactaagaggttgtgagttcgagtcaccccaagagcaaggtggagagttcttggagggagggggCCGAGtttctatcggaaacaacctctctaccccagggtaggggtaaggtctgtgtatacactatcctccccagaccccactaatgagATTATAGTgagttgttgttgtattcattgattgaCTAAAACCAAGGCAAACATAAGAAACTTCGAAGGATCACATTAAAGATAGCTGTTATTGCCAATAAACTAACTTGCACTAATAGAGCACGATAAGTTTCTGCTAAGACATTTAAATGGTCAAGATATCACAATTCGAATAGAACTTAAATCCTTGCTCTCTTATATAGTCAACACGTCACAATTTGAATACTTTATTACGAATTTGAGTCTAGTGTTTTCCTGTACCTCGAGCAAGTTATTTCTCTCACCTGTTTACTGTGTGAAATGAAAAATACTAGCATAACAAAAGAAATTGTACAGTTGTGAAGTTATACCTAAAAACAATCTTGAAAGGATCAGGGCAAATTTAGTACCTCTCAGCTGATGGATGTATTGAAAAAGCAActatctttccttttttttctttctaaaacacagCATCTCACTTTCATTTATTGGTAAATTTGAACCTAATTGCCTTAAATCAAACAGTTCTCAGAGTATTCAGGAACTATCAGCTGCAATATGTAGGTGATGTTCTGTTGATTTTTCATACAAAAACTCAACACAGGAAGCAAATTCACAAACAAGAATATCGAACATCTTGATTTGGGTAAACTGAGATCATTTGGGGCCAGACCCCTGCAGCCCTGCACTTCAGATCAACTATTGGTATGTTCCCTGTTTTATTCTGTATCAGCCAAACACTCAGCAATTCTATGTTGTATGATCCACGTCCAATTGTCTATTCAAATCCTAGATATTATTTGACAGTATATTGTCTTTGTTATGATAGTACTACTCCTGGAATTGTCTAATCTGCAGCGCAGCAAAAGCAATTACAACACTTTTGAACACGACGGAAGTAACTAACAGCTCTTGATTACCTTATTGGTAGTTGATGGTAAGAAGAGAGACTTGGGAATATGGCACAGCTACTCCTCAGAAAATTCAACAAATACCGGCAATCTCTTCCTTCCAGAAAGACCATAGAGAACAGTCTGTATATGAGCATTAACATCTTCCCTGGAAGGACATTTTTCACCAGAAGAAGGCAAAGAAACCTCGATATTATCATCCAGGGGAGACCAGTCAGTGCCAGAGATAACAATTGTGGAGGTGGTGGAACTGGGGCTACTGTCGCTGCTTGGGGGCTCTTTGTCTTTAGTAGACACGACTTTTTTAACAGTAGTAGGCGTGGCCATTGCTGCTGATTCTGTTGAAGATGCGGCTGAGTGGACCTGGTGATGAACAGATCGGCCCCTCGGTCCATATGCACGTGATCCTGAACTGTATGACCTGCTGCTCAGTGCCTACAAACATAACCATGTGACGATGATCACAATGAATTTTCACAATGAACTTTAATTGATACGTTATAATCCTAAAAAAGATAAATTCAGCGGTAAATACAATTAGCTAAATTGTTAATACCTCAGAATGATTCCTGTTGGCGAAAGCAGTTGGGCGTAAATCTTCTTTTCCGTGTACAAACTGTTTAATTGAAGCGATAGATGTTTTGAGTTGTGGATTTTAGTAAAGTTGACTAATGAGAAAATTTGTGGTTGAGATCAATGTCAAAACTAGAAAGTTGATCTCAACCGTACAATGAGTGCACGAATATTCCAGAAGCATTGGATCATATTCTtttgagaaagagagagagagaagaaagagaagagagagacCCGGCATTTGGAACCAAAGCGGCACGTGCCGGTATCACCCCACCACCGACAAACTTCCGACTTGTGAGAGCTATTTTCACTTCCTGATGTTGACGACGACAACCTTCCGCCGGAATCTGACGTTGACGGCAACGATTTAGCTCTTGCGCCATGTTTCGGCTCAACGAGAATGCCGTCCATGACTACCACATCCTCTTCGACTTTCACCGGAGTCCTGAACGCCGTCGGAATCTCGATGTTCTCAATCGAAGCTAGAGGCGAACGGAAAACGCCGCCGCCGCCGGAACCGCTTCTGCTTCCGCTGCTAGTATTGACCAGAGAACGACGCTCCGGCGAATCGCTGGCAAACGACACCGGTGAGCTGGAATGAAGGTATCGGGCTAGCGGAGAGAGTACTCTATTGGAAGAACTACCAGAACTATCTGAAGAAGCGTAAGGATTGAGGATCCGAGTTTTTGGTCCAGGATAAAAACGGCCACGGCCGATGAAGTTTTGAGAGTTGATTGGTGAAACATCCAAGGACTGGACTTTGGAAGCTTGCGAATCGTTACTGTTACCGTAGAAAAAATCCATACTTTCCTCAAATTCTTCTGCAATCACAAACCACAAGCATATAATATACAATAAAACCCTAATTTAAATCGAACAGTATTAATTAAACATCTTTACACTAAAGTTTGATCGCTCTGACTTTCGATCTCGATTTTTGAGTATCAGCTCCCGCCAAATTTCCAAACTTTATTGGTAGAAGAAATGGAGTCGGAATATCAGATAATATACATGAGAATAATAAATTCATTCGGAAATTTAGGATAAATACTTAATTAAGAAGAGAACCTCAGTAAGATCTGGGTTTTTCTAATCAACCGTGAAAAATTCATCGGAATTCTAGCGATCACAATTCAGAAgcacataaaattcaaaaaaattaacTGATTTAATAACAAGATAGAATGTCAAATGAACATATTAAAACCTAAAATCAGTTCGCTCACTTTTGagatttgagttttgagtttGACCTCTCGCCAAATGTTAAAACTTTACTGAATCAGAACAGAGGCGCAAAAATCGGATAACATATATGAAAATGAGACATTAACGCGGAAATTTACGATAAATTCAATCAATTGAGAAGAGAACCTCAAAGGAGATGCGAATTCATTCAAGCAGATTCGTGAATGTGCTTCGAACTTTGAATGCGAATACCGTATGCGTGCGATTTCAGAGTATTTTGAATTTCAGAGTTCGTCTAGGTTTAGAAGCAGAAGAGTTCTACTGGTAGAGAATTTATGAACCCTAATTCCTAGTTATGAAGAAGACGTGGTATTTATAGGATTCGTCAACAGTCTTCTCTTTGGAGGGACACCGCCAAAACAGTGTCTTCATTTTCCGGTTACAAAATGATGAGGGGATTAAGTTTGCAATAGCTTCCCTATTTAGCCTTCGTCCtaataataaagtaataagtCTTCTCAAATGGAGTATAgtgaataattttttaaaaaaataaataatttaaaacgAAATAACGCTATAGCCAAATGCAGTTATTATGTCAACTACTTTTATTCAAGTGATTGTCCTTCACTTTAGAAAGTATGCGATTGTCCGAACAAATTAGTCCACGCTCAATCAACATTCCGAACTTGTCTTGATACAAACAGTTCAATGGATGTGATAGCAGAGAGAAAGAAAAAGTAGTTCAGAAAAAAACACGTATTCTCACCTCAATGCTATACTTCAGCAGCTGGGAACTTTGATgctttagaaaaaaaaagaagttgcaTCCACCCTGATAGGCTAACCTGAGCTCACCTAGGACTTATTGCATGAACTGACAAGACTTGTTATTGGCCAATTGAAAAAAGACTAAGTTGACTTGACGAGATTCAATCTAATTTCTTATGCCCCTATTTGACGTTATATGATTCTGGTTTTCTAATGATGATTCTAGTAAATTTTGAATGTTTCTTAGTTTTAGAGAGCATAATCGCATGTTTAGATTAATTGAAACTCAAGAATACTCAACTGAATGACACAAGTACTAAATTAGAAATATAACAATAACTCAAAcaacaaaatttttattttcctttttttaattaaattcatGAAATTATGCTATTTTACATCCTTTGGGGCGCACGTATTTTACATGGcagaataagaaaattaaaaacagCCAATATCTTCATAATACGTGGATAGTTTCCCAGCAGTGCAACTACTAGcaattagtagtaatattttccaCCATTCCAAATTTTGGATGCAACGAGAAAAAAGATGTTGACACACTGAGTCAATGGGTTGTATTTGACATAGGCCTAACAATAGTCATCTACTTAAattttcacaacaacaacaacaacatatctgTTGGTCCAAGTGAAGATTAATTTTGAAAATTGACAAAGAAAGCTCAAGCATGAATCAGGTCCATCCCTTGTGTGCATAAATACGAGCAGATTCGAacatgtgggatgcacgtgaaggagataagatTAACTTGGTCtaattaatatctcctgatcgaaaagggttacataattgataaggagaaggaccccttaatcaaagagaacactatccaagataagggaggagttagaagttgagatcaactagaactcttccaccaaggaagagtagcattggAACTCTAGTTgttttctactctactaactctataaatcgcagcaagttctcattctacaggtgacacacaaaagcagaagttaaacgtgaattgagagcaaaatagcaaggcattttgcaagcagttcgtgtgtgattcaagtgtgcgaacctgaagctacatgaaccagatagaagaaccagttccaagtgtctgtcttttattctagttcaattgtagtaggtgttttcatattgtacctttcagctttatctagaggcaattgtaataggtactcagagtattcaagttagagttaacttgaagttgtcgcagcagttagaggctggttgccacaacgggattagagttaatcctaggtttacaaaaatattttgtaaatgtagtttttggctcagtgatttagtggagagtttgaaaaaatcctactgggaagtaggtcgtgattttttcaccttttgagccaggtgttttccacgtaaaaatccttgtgttctttaatttctgcatttattattccgcaacagtagtataaggaacacatagaagaaccaggtccttctataatctgtgcacgcaaaaattagacaccacacaaattattccccccccccctctcttgtgggtattgaagttaaaacatcaattggtatcagagcaggttatccttgaagaggctaacaccttaggagaagatcaagatgagtgcaccacctggaaactgggaagggcaatccactgctaggccaccactcttcaacggccagtattactcttggtggaaaaacaggatgagagatcacatcataggagaagactatgagctatgggacattgtcacagaTGGTCCACTGGCTACCATGAAGATAAATGCCGAAGAAGAAGAggtgccaaaaacaagagctgactgcactgctgacgacttgaggaaatgggagaagaatgctaaagccaagaaatggctcgTGTGTGGACTTGGTCCGGACGAGTACAACAGAATTCAAAGCCgtactactgctaaggaaatttgggacactttgcaagtggctcatgaaggaacacctcaggtgaagaggtccagaggaactttactatattctcaatatgcgagtttcactatgaaggaaggggaaaccatccaagagatatatacaaggttcaccacactaacaaatgaacttaagtctcttggaagggttattctcgaagaagacaaagttgagaagattttgacaagggttctgccagtttCATGGGAGAGCAAAAACACTGCTAAATAAGATTAACTTGGTCtaattaatatctcctgatctaaAAGGGtagcataattgataaggagaaggactcatcTAAATAATATCTCCTGATAGAAAaagattgcataattgataaggagaaggactccttaatcaaagagaacactatccaagataagggaggagttagaggttgagatcaactagaactcttccaccaaaaaggttgtgctttacactttgaacagtgatgtttataacctaatgaacctggtccttgatgataagtgaaattttttctaacattgtgttgatgttgggctaaGTTGAAACATGGCCTAAGCTTATGAAAAATACAgaatttgtcatcatcaaaaaaggagAATTTGCccaagtgaaggttagttttgaagattgacaaaggaagctcaggcatgaaccaaGTCCATCTCTTATGtgcatagacacgggcagattcgaaCATGTggaatgcacgtgaaggagataagatTAACTTGGTCtaattaatatctcctgatcgaaaagggttGCATAATTAATAAGGATAAAGACTCGTCTAaataatatctcctgatcgaaaagggttgcataattgataaggagaaggactccttaatcaaagagaacactatccaagataagggaggagttagaggttgagatcaactagaactcttccaccaaggaagagtagcattggAGCTCTAGTTgttttctactctactaacttTATAAATCGCAGGAAGTTCTCATTCTACAGGTGACGCACAAAAGTAGAAGTTAAacatgaattgagagcaaaatggcaaggcattttgcaagcaatttgtgtgtgattcaagtgtgcgaacctgaagctacatgaaccagatagaagaaccagttccaagtgtctgtcttttattctagttcaattgtagtagatgTTTTCATAttatacctttcagctttatctagaggcaattgtaataggtactcagaatattcaagttagagttaacttgaagttgtcgcagcagttagaggctggttgccacaacgggattagagttaatcctaggtttacaaaagtattttgtaaatgcattttttggctcagtgatttagtggagagtttggaaaaatcctactgggaagtaggtcgtgattttttcaccttttgagtcaAGTGTTTTACACGTAAAAAtccttgtgttctttaatttctgcatttattatttcgcaatagtagtataaggaacacatag
Proteins encoded in this window:
- the LOC107807167 gene encoding uncharacterized protein LOC107807167, translating into MDFFYGNSNDSQASKVQSLDVSPINSQNFIGRGRFYPGPKTRILNPYASSDSSGSSSNRVLSPLARYLHSSSPVSFASDSPERRSLVNTSSGSRSGSGGGGVFRSPLASIENIEIPTAFRTPVKVEEDVVVMDGILVEPKHGARAKSLPSTSDSGGRLSSSTSGSENSSHKSEVCRWWGDTGTCRFGSKCRFVHGKEDLRPTAFANRNHSEALSSRSYSSGSRAYGPRGRSVHHQVHSAASSTESAAMATPTTVKKVVSTKDKEPPSSDSSPSSTTSTIVISGTDWSPLDDNIEVSLPSSGEKCPSREDVNAHIQTVLYGLSGRKRLPVFVEFSEE